In Polyangiaceae bacterium, the genomic window TGGCGAAGGGGCTGCTCGTGGCGCCGGGCGCTGCCGAGACGCTGGTTGCTCGCCTGGAACGCGTGGCGCGCGAGGCGCTCGGTGACCCCGAGGTGGTGCTGGTGGGCCGCGCCGAGGCATACGCCTCGCTCGGCCTGCCGTTCCTCGAGGACCAGCCGCCCGGCGTCGGCCCCATCGGCGGCCTCGGCGCGCTGCTCGGCGCGGCGGCGGAGCGCGGTTCGCCCTTCGCCCTGGCGCTGGCCTGCGATCTGCCCTTCGTGAGCGCGGCGCTGCTCCGGCGGCTCAGCGCCTTCGAGCCGCGCGCGAGCGCGGTCGCGCCGCGCCAAGGAGAGCTCTGGCAACCGCTCTGCGCGCGCTACGCGCCCACTCCGGCGCGCGAGGCGACCCGCGCGCTGATCGCCACTGGTGCGCGCTCGCTGCAGGCAGTGCTCACCGCGCTCGACGCCGTCGAGCTCCCGCTCGAAACGAGCGACGAGCTCCGCGACTGGGACGAGCCAGGCGACTTGAGCTAGGCGTCCGGCGGACCCGGCAAGAGCGACGGCATCGGGGCGGGAGGCAGGCCTTTGACGGCGGTGCGCGCGACGTGCTTGGCGATGCGTTTGTAGAGCTCCGCGCCGAGCGCCGCGTCGCGTCCCGTGACCTCGTCGAAATCGTGGGCACGCCAGCGCAAGAGACGCGCGCTCTCCTCGACCACCGGCAGCTCGCCGTCGCTCCACACACCGACCAGCGACTCCGCAAACAAGAGCGCGCCGGTGCCGACGCGGCGCTTGGCCGGAACGCGCACGATGCCGTCCAGCACGATGTACGCGCAGAGATCGCTGGTCACGACTCGAGGCACGATGGCGCCGGCCTCGAGCTCGATCTCGACAGCCGCGGCAAGAGCCTGCAAGACCAGCGGGCGCTTCAGGTCGGCCAAGAGCGCGCTCATGCAGACCCGCTCGAGATCTTCGGCGGAGAGGCCGCGATCGGAGTCCTTGCGCTCCACCAGCCGCTCGCCGAGCTCGACCACCACCGCGGTGGCGTTGTCGCGGCCCCTGAGCGTCGCTGCGGCGACCAGCTCGCGCGGCGCCTCCTCCACGCTGCCGGTGCGCAGGAGCCGGGCCAGCGCCGCTTCGTCGCCGATGGCGTCGTGCACGCCGTCGCTGGAGAGGAGCAGGCGGTTTCCCGTCGAGAGATCGACGAACAGCGTGTCCACCAGCACGTTCTCGGCGAGGCCAAGACCGTTCACCAACCGATCGAAGAAGGGATTCTTCTGATTGGGGCGCACCGTGCCTTCGGCCTTCAGCGTCTCTCCATGGGCGTGATCCTGGGTCAGCTGCAGCATCGCCGTGTCGCGCGCCAAGTACACGCGACCGTCCCCGGCGTGGGCGACGAAGGCGTGGTCGCGAGCCAACCAGACCGCGTCGAGCGTGGTCGCCATGCCCTTCAGCTCCGGGTGCGCCTTCGCGTGCTCGACGATGGCGGAGTTCGCGCGGGCGAAGGCCCGATTCAAGGCCTCGAAGACGCGATGGCGGAGTGCCCGATCCGGCGCACGGGCGTAGGCGCCGATGATCTCCTGCGCTTCGTGGTCCTCGACGGCGCGGCGGAGCTCCGCGAGCGCGAGCTCTGCGGCCACCTCGCCTCCGACGTTACCGCCGACGCCGTCGGCCACCGCGAACAACCCGAGCTCCGGCGCGAGCAGGTGGCGATCTTCGAGCGATTTGCGCTTGCCGATCTCACTCGCCACCGCGCACGCGACGCGAAAGTCGAAGCCGGGAACAGCCGAGCCCACGCGACGACGTTACCGCGATCTGCGCCGCAGTGCCGAGAGCGCAGCGGCGAGCAGCAGAAACAGCGCCCCGGACCGCGCGGCGCCGCCACCCGGGGCTCGGCAGCTGCAGTCGCCGGCGTCGTCCTTCAGCACGCGGGTCTTCTGTCCGCTGCCGCCGGCCCCAGCCGAGCCAGCTGATCCGGCCGAGCCGGAGCTGCCCGCCGCGCCGTCGCCGGCGCAGTCCACCACGTTGAAGGTCAGGAACATCTCCGGGCCGAACCAGGCTTTGAGCTCGTCCAGCAGGCGCCAGCGCGACTCGTACACGCCGGGTACAGAGGGCGCCACGCCGGAGATGCCTGGGGTCTTCTGGAAGACCGTGCGGCGACAGCCGGCCTGGTCGTTGCAGTCGCCGCCCGTCGGGCTCACGCTCGCGTTGGCGTTCTCGTTCAGGCTGATGCGCGAGGTCCCGGTGAACGGATCGGTGGCGTCACCCGGAACGCCCAGGCGAATCGCCTGCCCGTCGCCGCTGCCGGCGTCCGTCCAGCTGAGCGCGCCGGTGTTCTCGAGCTCGAACCAGAAGTGGACGGGCTCACCGGCGCAGACGCGGTAATACGCCTTGCCCTCGGGATCCGCCTCGGCGTCGCTGCCCTGCGCCACGAACTTCGCGTCGAGCTTCGGCAGCACGGGTCCGACCAGCGCCTGGTAGCTCTCGACCAGCGAGGTGTACGGCGGCACGAACACCTTGCCGATGCCGGACACGTTCTGCTCGAGATCGAAGTGCAGGTGCACCGTGGTCGGCGTGCCGCCGAACTCGTTCGACACCTTGCCCAGGAGGTCGCCCTTCTTGACGGTCTGGCCCGTCGAGACCGCCAGGCTCCCCATGTGCAGGTAGCGGTACACCGTGCCGTCGTTGCCGGTCAGGTACACCGAGTAGGTGCCGATGCTGGTGATCTTGCCGTCCGTCGTGGCGACCGTGCCGTGCACGTTCTTGGTGCAGGTCGCGGCGCGGATGTCCTGCCCCTGATGACCCTTGCCGGCCGGGCAGAGCGGCATGCTCCAGCTGCGCGTCTCGCAGTAGTTGTCCCACCACGGGTAGCTGAAGTTCTCCGTGTCGCACTGCCCCCCGCCGGGACCGCTCGACCCGCCGTGCCCCCAGACCTGGGAGTTGGCGTAGGCCGGGGCCTTCTCGATGGGGAAGCGCATGCCCGGGGCGTAGACCTTCGAGTCCACGCGCCCGGTGCCGGAGCCCGAGACCAGCGTGCCCGGTGGGTTGTAGCTGAAGTCCGCGGCGAAGGCGGAGCTCGCCAGACAGAACGCCGCGAGGCCAGAGGCGAGCGCGAGCCTCACGGCGCACCGCCTCGACCGCCGACGTAGGCCAGCGACTCCACGCTCGCGATCAGGAACTTGTCGTCGGCGCAGCGACCGTCGCCCGCGGCGGCGCACTCGGCGTGAAGCGAATACGCGACTCCTCCCTCGCTCCACGAGGCCTGCCAGATGTTCGACTCGACTGTGACGAAGCCCGGCTTGCCGCGCAGCGTGCGGTCACCGGCCACCGGCGCGACGTCGGGGTACTTGTAGGCGAGCTTCGAGCCGTGCAGCGTCAGCGTGACACCGTCCGCCGTGGCGGACACCGCAGCCCAGACCGGGCCCACGCTGACCATCGCGTTCGACGCGAACGCCGCGGTCGGCGGCGCGAGCACGGGCACCGGCGACTTCGCGATCTCGGCGCGGGCCGCAGCGGGCAAGCGGTCCCGGACTTCGCGATCCAGCGACGCCGGCCAGACCGGTTCCGCCAGCTCGACGCTGCGCGCGGCGGCGACTGGCTGGGATGAGCTGCCGACCGGCGAGGGTGCAGGCGCCTCGGCTTCGCACGCAGCGAGCCCGAGCGCGGCGACCAGGGGCAGGACGCGCGGCGACATGGCGGACGCTCAGTCTACGTGATCTGCGTGGCCGCCGCAGCGGGCATCGCGGAAGCCCACCCAGTACGGCCCATCCGGGCCGTGCTCGCGCTTCCAGATCGGGACCCGCTCCTTGATGCGGTCGATGAGCAGGCGACAAGCTCGGAACGCCTCGTCGCGGTGCGGGGTGCTGGCGCCGCACACCACCGCCAGGTCGCCGACCTCGAGCCGGCCCACGCGGTGCAAGACCGCCAGGCGAACGCCGGGGATCTCCCGGGCGATCTCCTCGGCGATGCCCTGCATCTCCTTCACCGCCATGCTGGCGTAGGCCTCGTATTCGAGCAGCGTGATGCGGTTGCCTTCGTTCTCGTCGCGCACCGTACCGATGAAGAGCGCCGTGCCGCCGGCCCCAGGGTGAGCCACGGCTCGCGTCACCTCGTCCACGGACAGCGGCGTGTCTCGGATCTCCAGCAAGCTCATCGTGCGAAGTCTCCCGAACGCCCGCCGGACTTGGCGAGCAGGCGCGTGGGGCCGAGCTCCATCGCGCGGTCGTAGGCCTTGAGCATGTCGTAGACCGTGAGGCCGGCGACCGAGGCCGCGCACAGCGCCTCCATCTCCACCCCCGTGCGGTCGAAGGTCTCCACGGTCGCCAGCAGGCGCACGCGGCGCGTACCGGCGTCGAGCTCGATGTCCACGTGCACGTGGGTGATGGCGAGGGCGTGGCAGAGCGGGATCAGCTCCGAGGTGCGCTTGGCCGCCATGATGCCGGCGATGCGCGCCGTGCCGAGCACGTCACCCTTGCCGACGTTCGCCTGTTCGAGTCGTGAGAACGCCTCCGCGCTCATGCCGACGAAGCTCTCCGCGACCGCCCGGCGCAAGGTCGGGGACTTGGGCCCCACGTCCACCATGCGCACCGCGCCAGCGGCGGACAGGTGCGTGGAGAGGGCGCTCGCGCCGACGATCTCGGCGTAGGCCGCCGCGAGTCGCTCGGGCCGCCGCTTCTCCGCCACCTTTGCCAGCGCGAAGCGATCGAGGGGCGACAGGCTCGACCACAGCGCCGCCGGCAGCGGCCGGCTCTGCCCGAACGCCTCGCCGACCTCGGGGGGAGCGGCGTCCGCGGGCGGATCGAGCGCTGGGGTGGCGGGCAACGCCGCGGGGCTCGCCTGCTCGACCAGGGCGCGCACTCGGACGTCCTCCACCCGGGGCTCCGAGCCGAGCTGCGTGAGCTCGCGACGCGCGGCGACGTCCAGGCTGAGCCAACCGGCGCGGGACAGGCGCCGCCCGGCGTGGTCGAGAGCCCGGCGTGCCGCCATCGGCAAGAGCAGGAGCGACTCGTCCACCTCGTCGAAAGCGTAGAGCTTCACGCCGCGGAAGGTACCACACGAAGAGCCGTGACATACTCCGAGCCCTTGCACTCGCGCGCCGCTTTGGTCCTCGCAGCGCTGGCTCTCGCCGGCTGCCCCCGCTCACCTGCTGGTACGGGACCGGAGGGAGCCGGCGCGACCGAGTGCGGCGTGCGCCTCGCCGACGTCCAGCTCGAGGCCCAGGCGCCGGAGCCGCTTCCGGAGCAGCGCTCGCGCATCGGCGTCGAGGTCCACGCGGAGCTCGCCGCGCTCGAGCGCGCGCTAGGCAAGGAAGTGCCGGTCACCCTGGCCGCCGAGCAGCGCAAGCCCGTGGGCGCCCCCGGCGAGGTCAGCTACGTGGTCCGGCGCGGTCGCATCGGCATCGGCTTGGATGCCGAGCGGCTCACCGTGCAGGTCCCGGTCGAGGTCGAGGCGGAGGTCTGCAAGCCGCTCGGACCGTTCTGCCCGACCTACGGCCGCTGTAGCCCGAGGCTCGCGGCGGTGGCCAGCGTGCCTCTCCTTCTGAACGAGGGCTACGAGATCGGCAAGAGCCGGGTCTCCATCGCGGTCACGCGTCCCTGCACCATCGCCGGAGTCGACGCCACGCCCCAGATCCGCCAGCAGGCCAACCGGCAGATCGGCAACGTCCAGGGCCGCATAGACGCCTCCATGCCCGAGATCCGGCCGAGCGTGGCGGGGGTGTGGGAGCTGTTGCACCACCCCATCGCCCTCAGCACCTCGACTTGCCTGCGCATCCAGCCGGACCGCATCACGCAGCAACGGCCGAAGCTGCGCGACGGCGCGCTGGTGTCCCAGCTCGGCGCGGAGGGCACGCTGCGCATCCAGGATCCGTGCGAGCCCAACGTCGCGGTCAAGGCGCCGCCGCTGCCGCGCCTGGTCACCAGCGACGACGGCGCGCGGGGCATCGAGCTCCGAGTACCCGTGCGCGCGAGCTGGGTGGACGTGTCCGCCCAGCTGACCCGCTCGCTCGGCACCAAAGCGGCACAGAGCGGCGAGACCCGCGTGGTCAAGCTCGAGGCCCGAGGCGCGCGCTCGGGCTCCCGCGATCTGGTCGCACTGCGCGCGACGCTGGCGGGCGCAGCCTGCGGCGACCTCGGGATCCTGGCCGAGCCGTGGTTCGACGCGCAGCTCGGCCGGGTCCGCCTGCGTCGGCTCGCGGTCGCGCCGGGAACGCCGGAGCTGCCGAACCTCGCAGCGCTGCTCGAGCTCATCGAGCGGCACGCGTCCGCCGCGCTGCCCGTGGACGTCGCCTCGGGGCCGGCCGCCCTCACCGGGCTCGTGCAGGGCTTTGGCAAGGACCTGCCGGAGGGCGTCGAGATCGACAGCGAGATGAAGAAATCCGTGGTCGAGCGCGTCCACCCCGAGCAGGACGGCCTGGTGGCCCTTGCGATCTTGTCCGGTCACACGACGTTTCGGGTGAGGTAGACCTGCCCCGATGGCTCCGGACCTCCTGGACTCCCGTGGCCGAGCGCTCCGCGACCTGCGGCTGAGCGTGACGGATCGCTGCAACTTCCGCTGCCGCTACTGCATGCCCAAGGAGCACTTCGGCCCGGGCTTCAAGTTCCTGCCGCGCGCCGAGCTCCTGAGCTTCGAGGAGATCGCGCGCGTCGCCCGGGTCTTCGTCTCGCTCGGCGTGAAGAAGCTGCGCCTCACGGGCGGAGAGCCGCTCTTGCGCGCGGACCTGCCCAAGCTCGTCGCGCAGCTCGCCAGCATCGAAGGCGTGGACATCGCCCTCACCACCAACGGCTCGCTCCTCGGCGAGCGCGCGGAGGAGCTGGCGCGGGCCGGGCTCAGGCGCATCACCGTCAGCCTGGACTCGCTGGACGAGCGCGTGTTCCGCGACATGACCGACGCCGACCTGTCTCCGGCCGTCGTGCTCGCGGGCATCGAGGCGGCGGCGCGCGCCGGGCTTCGACCGATCAAGGTCAACGCCGTCGTGCGCCGCGGCGTGAACGACGCTGGCCTGGTGGACCTCGCCCGCCATTTCAAGGGGAGCGGGCACATCCTGCGCTTCATCGAGCTGATGGACGTCGGCGTCACCAACGGCTGGCGCATGGATCAGGTGGTGAGCGGGCAGGAGATCGTGGACAGGATCTCGCGCGAGCTGCCCCTCGAGCCCGCCAGCCCGAGCTACCGCGGCGAGGTGGCGGCACGATGGCGCTACCGTGACGGCAGCGGCGAGATCGGCGTCATCACCAGCGTCACGCGCCCGTTCTGCGGCGACTGCTCGCGCGCGCGCCTGAGCGCGGAGGGCAGCGTGTACACCTGCTTGTTCGCGACCTCCGGCACCGATCTCCGGGGCCCGCTCCGGAGCGGCGTGGACGACGAAGGGCTCCGCGAGCTGATCCGGAGCCTGTGGGCGCGCCGGAACGATCGCTACTCGGAGCTGCGCTCGGAGAACACGCGCGGCCTGCGCCGCATCGAGATGAGCTACATCGGCGGCTGAGGCAGGGCTCCCGTGCAGCGCGCCGAGCTCGGCACCGGCGCGCCGTCTTTCAGCGAGAGCTCGACACCGAAGTCGAAACGCGGCTCTGCGGCGCTCCCGAGCTCGAGCCCGCAGCTGCGCACGCCCGCGCTGAGCGCGCCGCAGCGACCCTGCTTCGAGCTGGCACGCCGCACGGCCTCGGCGAGCCCGGCCTGGAGCGTTCCCTCCGGAGTAGCTTGCGCGAGCTTCGCGCAGCTCGAGCCCGGCTCCGGCTTCACACCGGCGAGGTCTCCGAGAAACCGCTGGACCGCGTCAGCGCCTTCGAAGGGCAGGCTCGGATCGCGCCGCTTCCACACCTTCCAGCGCGCTCCGTCGTGGTGGAGCTCAAATGCCTCCGCGTAGAGCCTCAAGGTCCCGGGATCACCGCGCGTGATCACGAAGTCGTACCAGCCGAGATCCGGCACGGGGCGCACGAAGGCGGGCGACCACTCCCAGCGTCGCGGCAGCTGGGGCGGCCGATTCTCGGGCTTGAACGAGAACGGCGACTGCGGGTACTCGGCGAAGCTGAACGAGACCGCTCCGCCGCGCTTGGCCTGGTACATCGCCGCAGCGTGGAGGTAGGGGCTCCACTTGACGAAGCGCGACCCGTGATCCCAGACCAGGCCCACGACCCGCTGGCCCATCGGGATGCTGTCGAGCGCAACATCCACTCCGGCGAGCTCTTCGCGTTCGCAGCGCCGGAAGGCTACGGCCACCTCGCGGTAGAAGAGCACGCTGATCAGCGCGGCTCCGGCGTAGACGGGCAGCGCGAGCTTCGGCCGCGGCGCGGGCAGCGCGAGGAGCGAGAAGAGCGCGCCGACCAGCGCAAACCGGCCATTGATGGGCCAGATCCAGTCGAACGACGCCGGCGCCGCGAAGTAGACCACGAACGCGACGGGACCGAGCAGCGCCAGCCGGCCGGCGAGGGTGCGACGCAGCGCATCTTCTTCGCTCGCCTTCGTGCCCAGAACGACCACCGCCACGACCAACAGCACCCACACGGCCATCAGGTGGTCGTCGGACTTCGACTGGAGCACGTCGAACAGCCACTGACCCACCTCTCGAGAGGAGCGAGCGAGCGGGTGGAACGTGGGCTTCGCGCCGGCGAGCAGCGTTCGGGCCGCTGGACTGGTGAGCGCCCAGCCGAGCGCCGCGGCGAGCGCTGGCAGCACAGGGGAGAGAAGGCGCAGCGTCGAGCGGCGGCCTGCGCCCCAAGCCGTGGCGAGCATGCCGACGGCCAGGAAACCGAAGGGCACGACGTGGGTGTAGAAGGTGACGAGCGCGACGCCGCTCAGGAGCAGAGCGTGCTTCGGGTCCCAGCTCGAGCGGAGCCGCACCGCCACGGCGAGCCCCCAGAGCGCAAGCGGGATGGCGGCGGCGAAGTTCACGAAGCCTAGCACCAAGTGCGCGTTCCAGACCAGCGGACCGGCGAGCAGCGCCAAGCGCCAGTCGCGCCCTAGGGAGAGGAGGAGCGCGCGCAACGAATAGGGCAAGCCGACGATGGCCGCCGTCAGCACGAGCTTGTTCGCGGTGACCAGCCCGAGCGGGTAGCTGAGCAGGTGGGTCAGCAGGTAATACGTGAGGTACTGCGTGCGACCGAGGTGGATCTCGAAGTACGGCTCGAAACCGAACGCCGGGTTCCCATAGTCGTGGAGCACGCGGATCGCGGCCAGGTGCTGGGGCAAGTCCTGAATCGGGAGCTGCTCGACCAGCCACACCGGGACGGCAGCCGCGACGGCGAGCGCGGCGAAGGCGAACGCCCACGCCGTCGAGTGCCGCGTCATCCGTCAGCCATCGAGGGAGGCCACCAGCTCGCGCAGCACGCGGTGCCCGTCGCGGAAGATGGGCCAGCCGTCGCCGACCAGAATCGCCTGTACCTTGGTGAAATCGAGCAGCCGGCGCACCGAGTCCAGCGCCGCCTCGCGGCTCACGAGCTTGTCGTCCGGTAGCAGGTTCAGCGAGCCAGCCTGGTGCGCGCGCACCAGATCACCGGTGACCAGCGTGTGCTCCTCGATCAAGAGCGCCAGCTCGCCGTTGGTCTTGGAGCCCTTCATCTCCAGCACGGTGAGGCCGGGCACCGGCTCGTCACCCTCCCTGAGCCAGTGCTTGCAGGGGATCGGGAAGCTGTCGCGCTCCGCGATTGGCCCGGCGACCTTGGCCCCGCAGAGCTCGGCGATCTTCTGCGTGTCCCGCACGTGGTCCGAGCCGGTCACGATGATCAGCGACGCGCCTCCCAGGGCCGCGAGGTGCGCCTCGTCGTGGGGCGAGAGCGGCAAGGGATCGACCAGCACGTTCCCGCCGGGCCGAACCCAGAGCAGGCTGTGAAAGTCGATGTTGCGCGCCTCGTCGAAGCGCGACCAGCCAAAGAACTCGGGACGGTGGAGCTTCTTCATCGACAGGCTCCGGGTATCGCGGAGCACTCGGGAGGTCAACGATGGTCCAACATGAGCGCCGTCGCCAGCGCGTCCACCCGCTCGAGATCCACGTCGTCGGGGAGCGCCGTCTTCTCTGCGGCCTGCTCCATGGCCGACCTGAGCTCACCCGCCGACGCCAGGAGCTGCTCGAAGGGCATCGCCCCGTCACGAATGGCCGCGAGCTCCCCTGCATCGCTGCGGCGGACGAACAGGTCGCCTTGCTCGAGGGCTTCGAGGCCCATGCGCATCAGGCGGATCAGGTGCATCGCGTGCTTGGTGTCGTAGCCGTGAGCGCGCTCGAGCTCCGCACGCGCGGGGTTTCGCTGGGCTTGCCAGGTCTGGTACGAGTCCCAGCGCTTCATCGCCGCCCGGTAGCGTTTCTCGGCGTTCAGCGCGGACACCACCTCCGGCGGCAGCCGGAGCTCTCGGGTCGCCACGGCTCGCATCCGTGCCTCGATGTCGGCTTCGCTCGCGGAGAGCAGGTCGCGGGTGAGGGCCGCGACCCGCTCCGCCAGCGCGATGCGCGCGGGCTTCGGCATCTCGATGTCGTCGATGCCGTACTGGCGCAGCTTCTCGGCGATGCCCTGCTCGATCCGGTTCTGGTCGTCGCGACTCAGCGTGCCTCCGCCCGCGGGGAGGCCGAAGTCCTCGCGGGAGGGCTGCTTCGCCGGCGGCTGGAGCAGCCACGCTCGGTGGGTCTCGATCCTCTGGAGCTGCGCCAGCGCGTAGCCGAGGAAGGTCTGCTGGACCTTCTTGGTCAAAAACCCGTGTCGCTGGTCGTACAGGCGCCGCCAGGCGGGGGTGTCGAGCAGCCAGTCCCGCGGATCCGCGAACAGGATCTCCAGCGCATTGGGGTTCGCGTTCGCGCAGAGGCGCACGAACTTGGCGACGTCGAAGATCACGCACTCGGCCTCGGCGCGCTCCCGGGACACCGCGCGCGCGAGCCCTTCGGGCAGCGGTCCTTCGTACTGCTCGAAGGCGGAGAACAGCGACAACCTGATCGGAAGCGGCGCCACGCAGACTCCGCGCAGGTCCAGATCCGAGCTCTCTCGCGCCGTACCGTGGGCCTGGCTCCCCGCGACCGTCAGGAAGATGGTGTGCTCGTCGAGCCAACTCATCGACGCTCGCCCTCGCTGAGCGGAGCCAGCCGCAGCCGCACGACGAGCGCCTCGAGCGCCGCCACGCTGGTGGGTTCGTTCGGGAGCGAGCTCCGATCGTGCGCCTGCTCCAACTCTGCCTCCAGCCGATCCAGGCGCGCGGCGTGTTCGCGGAGCTCGCGCTCGTCGAGCAACATCGCCTCGGCCCCCACCCGCTTTCGCTCCGAGAGCTCGTCGAGGGCGCTGATGCGGAAACGCTGATTGAGCGCGCCGATGTTGGCCACGACTTCACCGGTCTGCATGAGGTGAATGCCCGTCAGCAGCACGCGGTAGGCGTAGAGCAGGTGCTTCACGGTCGGCTGTGGCTCCCCGAGGCGCTTGCGACGGCCGCGGGCGAAGCCTTGGTAGTGCCGCACCGTCGGCCGGGTGACGCAGCCCCGCCCGAGCTCCATCAGCTCCTGGTGGGCGGGCGTGGACAGCACGATCAAGGGCGAGAAGAGCTGCTCGAGGACGTAGCCGTTGTGACGGGTCATGAGCCGGGCGAACTTGCGGACGTCGTGCGCCACCCAGTCCAGCTCGACGCTCGTGCCGTCCGCGATGCTGACGGTCTCGGCCGGCGGGTGCAGGCCCAGGAGCTCCGCGGCCGAGAGCAAGAACGCCCCACGCAGGTCCACGTCGCTGTCCGGCGAGGCGAACCCGTACAGGTGAGCCCCGCTGATCGTCGCAAACACCGGCTGCGGCCCCTGGCGCACCACCCGAGCCAGGTGCTCGCGATCGAGCAGCGTCCAGATCTCTTGCTGCTGCTCGGGAGTCATTACATTGCGGTGCCGCGCGCGAACGATCCGAACACCCACACGGCGGCGACGCCCGGGACCTGGGCGAGCGCCTCGCGAATCCGGGCGAGCGTCGCTGGATCGAGTGAGCGCTCCATGCGCTCTCGAGTCTAGCAAACTTCTCGATCCGGGCGGCCCCGACCCGCGCTAGGTTGGACCGCGGATGCGAAGCCGGAGCGTCCTCGCGTTGTGCCTCGCTGCCTCCGCGTGCGCGCCCGCGAAAGCGCCCGACCCCGAGCCCAGGCCCGTGGCGTCGCCGCTCTCCGAAAAGCCCTTCGCCAGCCCCGCGGAGCCGGAGCTCCTCGCGCTCCCGGTCGAGGGCTTCCTCTCCGCCGTCGTCGCCCTGCCGGGCGGAGCGGAGCGGCTGCCGCTCCTGGTCGTGGCCCATGGCGCCGGCGACAAGCCGGAGTGGCAGTGCGAGTGGTGGTCGGCCGCGCTCGGCTCCCGCGCGGTCGTGCTCTGTCTGCGCGGCTCGGCGATGTACCCGCGGCGGGCGGACACCGGCTTCTACTTCCGCGATCACCACGCGCTCGGCCGCGAGCTCGTCGCGGCGCTAGCCGCCGTGGAGCGCGAGCACGGCGCGCGGCTCGCCCAGGGCGCGCCGGTCTTCGCCGGCTTCTCGCAGGGCGCGATCATGGGGGCGCTGGTCGCGCAGGAGCGCGCGCCGCTCTTCTCGCGCCTGATCCTGATCGAGGGCGGCTACGACGAGTGGAGCGTGGCGAGCGCGAAGAAGCTCGGCCCTGCCCGCGTGCTCTTCGCCTGCGGGCAGGAGTACTGCGCGAGCCGGGCGCGGACCAGCGTGCAGTGGCTGCGCCGGGCCGGCGTCGAGGCCCGGCTCGAGCACGCGCCCGGCGCGGGGCACACCTACGCCGATGCGGTCGGCGACAAGGTGCTCGCGGCGCTGCCGTGGCTGGTCGAGGGAGACGCCCGCTGGGGCGCGCCGCTCACTTCTTCGCGACGTTGAGCCGGCCGGCCTTCGCCGCCTGCTCGCCGCTGGCCGTCTTGTACAGCTCGTCGAGCGCCAGGCTCGCGCCCAGGAAGAAGCGGGCTTCGGGGCTGTAGAAGATGTTGCGGCGCTGGCTGTCCGGGCCGAGCTGCGGCGAGAGGTTCTCGTACGCCAGGGCGACGCCGAACTCCTTTGTCACGTCCACGCTGATCTCGCTGGTGAACAGCGTGTTCACGCCGAAGCGCTTCGGGTCGTTCACCCGCTCGGGCTCGACGCAACCGGTGGCCACGCTGCAGATCTCCTGGCTGTCGTTGAACTTGTACTTCCAGAACAAGCTCCAACCCAGGCCGTTGCTCCAGGCCACGCGCTCGTGGATCTGCACGCCGGCCTCGAAGCGCAGCGGCACGGTGTGCTCGGCGAAGGCGCCGGCGCTGAGCTGGTCCGTGGAAACGGCGCGGCCGTCCGGGTCCATGCGAATGCGGTCCAGGTCGGCGTTGGTCGGCGTGGTCGCGCGGCTGAACCAGTGCTGGTAGCCCACGGTGAACGCGCCGTTCGCGGTCGGGAACAGCTCCTGATCGCTGCCGGCCAGCGGGATCTGCTGCCCCACGCCGACGCTGGCGCCGAGCTGGAAGTAGCGGCCATTGTTGGCGCTGACCTTCGAGGTCGGGAAGTCGATGGTCGGGACGCGCAGGCGGAGGTCGGTCTTGTAGTCACCGTCCTTGGCCAGGTCGCGACCGTAGGCGCCCTGCACGCGGAAGTCCGTGAAGGACCACTCGCCGCGCCGCGTGGTGGAGTCGCTGTTGGTGAACTCCT contains:
- a CDS encoding NTP transferase domain-containing protein, whose product is MPAPLVGIFVGGRGSRMGGVAKGLLVAPGAAETLVARLERVAREALGDPEVVLVGRAEAYASLGLPFLEDQPPGVGPIGGLGALLGAAAERGSPFALALACDLPFVSAALLRRLSAFEPRASAVAPRQGELWQPLCARYAPTPAREATRALIATGARSLQAVLTALDAVELPLETSDELRDWDEPGDLS
- a CDS encoding serine/threonine-protein phosphatase — translated: MGSAVPGFDFRVACAVASEIGKRKSLEDRHLLAPELGLFAVADGVGGNVGGEVAAELALAELRRAVEDHEAQEIIGAYARAPDRALRHRVFEALNRAFARANSAIVEHAKAHPELKGMATTLDAVWLARDHAFVAHAGDGRVYLARDTAMLQLTQDHAHGETLKAEGTVRPNQKNPFFDRLVNGLGLAENVLVDTLFVDLSTGNRLLLSSDGVHDAIGDEAALARLLRTGSVEEAPRELVAAATLRGRDNATAVVVELGERLVERKDSDRGLSAEDLERVCMSALLADLKRPLVLQALAAAVEIELEAGAIVPRVVTSDLCAYIVLDGIVRVPAKRRVGTGALLFAESLVGVWSDGELPVVEESARLLRWRAHDFDEVTGRDAALGAELYKRIAKHVARTAVKGLPPAPMPSLLPGPPDA
- a CDS encoding molybdenum cofactor biosynthesis protein MoaE, whose product is MSLLEIRDTPLSVDEVTRAVAHPGAGGTALFIGTVRDENEGNRITLLEYEAYASMAVKEMQGIAEEIAREIPGVRLAVLHRVGRLEVGDLAVVCGASTPHRDEAFRACRLLIDRIKERVPIWKREHGPDGPYWVGFRDARCGGHADHVD
- the moaC gene encoding cyclic pyranopterin monophosphate synthase MoaC, which encodes MKLYAFDEVDESLLLLPMAARRALDHAGRRLSRAGWLSLDVAARRELTQLGSEPRVEDVRVRALVEQASPAALPATPALDPPADAAPPEVGEAFGQSRPLPAALWSSLSPLDRFALAKVAEKRRPERLAAAYAEIVGASALSTHLSAAGAVRMVDVGPKSPTLRRAVAESFVGMSAEAFSRLEQANVGKGDVLGTARIAGIMAAKRTSELIPLCHALAITHVHVDIELDAGTRRVRLLATVETFDRTGVEMEALCAASVAGLTVYDMLKAYDRAMELGPTRLLAKSGGRSGDFAR
- a CDS encoding DUF4403 family protein, with translation MTYSEPLHSRAALVLAALALAGCPRSPAGTGPEGAGATECGVRLADVQLEAQAPEPLPEQRSRIGVEVHAELAALERALGKEVPVTLAAEQRKPVGAPGEVSYVVRRGRIGIGLDAERLTVQVPVEVEAEVCKPLGPFCPTYGRCSPRLAAVASVPLLLNEGYEIGKSRVSIAVTRPCTIAGVDATPQIRQQANRQIGNVQGRIDASMPEIRPSVAGVWELLHHPIALSTSTCLRIQPDRITQQRPKLRDGALVSQLGAEGTLRIQDPCEPNVAVKAPPLPRLVTSDDGARGIELRVPVRASWVDVSAQLTRSLGTKAAQSGETRVVKLEARGARSGSRDLVALRATLAGAACGDLGILAEPWFDAQLGRVRLRRLAVAPGTPELPNLAALLELIERHASAALPVDVASGPAALTGLVQGFGKDLPEGVEIDSEMKKSVVERVHPEQDGLVALAILSGHTTFRVR
- the moaA gene encoding GTP 3',8-cyclase MoaA, yielding MAPDLLDSRGRALRDLRLSVTDRCNFRCRYCMPKEHFGPGFKFLPRAELLSFEEIARVARVFVSLGVKKLRLTGGEPLLRADLPKLVAQLASIEGVDIALTTNGSLLGERAEELARAGLRRITVSLDSLDERVFRDMTDADLSPAVVLAGIEAAARAGLRPIKVNAVVRRGVNDAGLVDLARHFKGSGHILRFIELMDVGVTNGWRMDQVVSGQEIVDRISRELPLEPASPSYRGEVAARWRYRDGSGEIGVITSVTRPFCGDCSRARLSAEGSVYTCLFATSGTDLRGPLRSGVDDEGLRELIRSLWARRNDRYSELRSENTRGLRRIEMSYIGG
- a CDS encoding MBL fold metallo-hydrolase, with the translated sequence MKKLHRPEFFGWSRFDEARNIDFHSLLWVRPGGNVLVDPLPLSPHDEAHLAALGGASLIIVTGSDHVRDTQKIAELCGAKVAGPIAERDSFPIPCKHWLREGDEPVPGLTVLEMKGSKTNGELALLIEEHTLVTGDLVRAHQAGSLNLLPDDKLVSREAALDSVRRLLDFTKVQAILVGDGWPIFRDGHRVLRELVASLDG